The Oenanthe melanoleuca isolate GR-GAL-2019-014 chromosome 1A, OMel1.0, whole genome shotgun sequence genome contains a region encoding:
- the SUN2 gene encoding SUN domain-containing protein 2 produces the protein MSRRSQRLVTSRYYPGDDDAAASSSASLLGGTQLPFKETTGRTIRRKSSSTKRLSPAPSTQTSYYSESMMSESYLGGSRGLAALGSSMLDDDLDSSTYWGGELSSRRRRGTGDTESSKINGVLESKTYDTYTSSSGYSSEDDYAGHCYSGQSSSGSGLRTAASRVGSFLWQVFTSPVRFLGWLFSGLAGAWRRLTGTASHLDRVPFSRRYPRLKRSLLLLLLLLLLTAAAYGAWYFYPYGLSTLSLPSFPWWGAGKLSSSSDVPGAGDLTTLDQGGHRLLARFQSLEKRFEALEAELSRWELRRGAAAVTAGGEPPPGDILAQLEGLVSRRDAGLKEHLRADMANHLQGELDALRAQVQRDLDGRLGKMAQASREMEARLLELNSEWQSSAQESLRGTFRQELGKLEQEVAVLRRELASLKSDQEVMGKHVEGILEQLKTVRADVEAQFPLWISRFLSQSQQDGAAAFILQREDLQTELQALEHKILAKVLEDRRLSARDAQAGIGVALRQGGTAGVTEEQVHLIVGQALKRYSEDRVGMVDYALESAGASVINTRCSETYETRTALLSLFGIPLWYHSQSPRVILQPDVNPGNCWAFRGSQGFAVIRLSGIIRPTAVTLEHIPKALSPQGTIPSAPKDFNVYGLKEEGEEEGLLLGQFTYDHNGDPIQTFYLEGDSVGTYQLVELRVLSNWGHPEYTCIYRFRVHGEPEH, from the exons ATGTCCCGCCGCAGCCAGCGCCTTGTCACCAGCCGCTATTACCCCGGGGACGATGATGCCGCGGCCAGCAGCAGCGCATCTCTGCTGGGGGGGACACAGCTCCCCTTCAAGGAGACCACCGGCAG GACGATCAGGAGGAAATCGAGTAGCACCAAGCGCCTCTCTCCCGCCCCCAGCACACAAACCTCCTACTACAGCGAGTCCATGATGAGCGAGTCCTACCTGGGGGGCAGCCGGGGCCTTGCTGCCCTGGGTAGCTCCATGCTGGATGATGATCTGGACAGCAGCACCTACTGGG GTGGAGAGCTCTCCAGTAGGAGGAGAAGAGGTACAGGGGACACAGAGTCCAGTAAGATCAATGGGGTGCTAGAGAGCAAGACGTACGACACCTACACATCTTCATCTGGCTACTCCTCTGAGGATGATTATGCTG GTCACTGTTATTCAGGCCAGAGTAGCTCTGGGTCAGGTCTGAGAACTGCAGCCTCCCGGGTGGGCTCCTTCCTCTGGCAAGTGTTCACCTCCCCAG TTCGGTTCCTGGGGTGGCTGTTctcggggctggcaggggcCTGGCGCCGCCTCACCGGCACGGCTTCCCACCTGGACAGAGtccccttctccag gcGCTACCCACGTCTGAAgaggtccctgctgctgctgctgctcctcctactcctcactgctgctgcctacG GAGCTTGGTACTTCTACCCATATGGGCTGTCAACACTCAGCCTGCCTTCCTTCCCATGGTGGGGAGCTGGAAaactttcctcctcctctgatgttcctggggcaggggacCTGACCACGCTGGACCAG GGGGGACACCGACTCCTGGCTCGCTTCCAGTCCCTGGAGAAGCGCTTTGAGGCGCTGGAGGCCGAGCTGTCACGGTGGGAGCTGCGTCGTGGGGcggcagcagtgacagcaggggGAGAACCTCCCCCAGGGGAcatcctggcacagctggaggggctggtgAGCCGCCGGGACGCGGGGCTGAAGGAGCATCTCCGCGCCGACATGGCCAACCACCTCCAG GGGGAGCTGGATGCCCTCCGAGCCCAGGTGCAGAGGGATTTGGATGGGCGCCTGGGCAAGATGGCACAAGCTTCCCGG GAGATGGAAGCACGCTTGCTGGAGCTGAACTCGGAGTGGCAGAG CTCGGCGCAGGAGAGCCTGCGAGGGACCTTCCGCCAGGAGCTGGgcaagctggagcaggaggtggcagtgctgaggaggGAGCTGGCAAGCCTCAAGTCAGACCAGGAGGTGATGGGGAAGCACGTGGAGGGgatcctggagcagctgaagaCAGTGCGGGCCGAT GTGGAAGCACAGTTCCCGCTGTGGATCAGTAGGTTCCTGTCACAGTCCCAGCAGGatggtgctgctgccttcatCCTCCAGCGGGAGGACTTGCAAAcagagctccaggctctggagcacaagatCCTTGCAAAAGTCCTGGAGGACCGGAGGCTGTCGGCACGGGATGCCCAGGCTGGAATTGGGGTGGCCCTGCGGCAAGGAGGGACTGCAGGAGTGACAGAGGAG caaGTGCATCTCATCGTGGGCCAGGCCCTGAAGCGCTACAGCGAGGACCGGGTGGGGATGGTTGACTATGCCCTCGAGTCAGCAG ggGCCAGCGTCATCAACACTCGCTGCTCGGAGACCTACGAGACACGGACGGCGCTGCTGAGCTTGTTCGGGATCCCGCTGTGGTACCACTCGCAGTCCCCCCGCGTCATCCTGCAG CCAGACGTCAACCCTGGGAACTGCTGGGCGTTTCGTGGCTCCCAGGGCTTCGCTGTGATCCGCCTCTCTGGCATTATCCGCCCCACGGCCGTGACGCTGGAGCACATCCCAAAAGCCCTCTCACCGCAGGGGAccatccccagtgcccccaagGACTTTAATGTCTAT GGCTTAAAAgaagaaggagaggaggagggcCTTCTCCTGGGACAGTTCACCTACGACCACAACGGTGACCCCATCCAAACATTTTACTTGGAG GGTGACTCGGTGGGCACATACCAGCTGGTGGAGCTGCGGGTGCTGAGCAATTGGGGTCACCCCGAGTACACGTGCATCTACCGCTTCCGAGTGCACGGGGAGCCGGAGCACTGA
- the LOC130266663 gene encoding extracellular serine/threonine protein kinase FAM20C-like gives MRCRLQTLLQRKFKISLLLLLLLALVVHLVMDFALPTARRPCSCDIKASKAVGVSSGSPMPASLKKLNLRILQDFSGSNSSLEKSSQPQREGLHLRAGEPRVQQQHEEGSAGWTKGSKLAALFEHPLYNIPVPEVTERDKLFIINPMEKFSLHSSGSDEWVSSSKAETLLPTGKTAYDTYPTWLKFHVGITRYELYPRRDPLLPTLLRDLATQRIVSSVQKSGGTQLKLIMTFPNYGQALFKPMKQTRDQETPIDFFYFSDFERHNAEIAAFHLDRILDFRRIPPVSGRLVNITKEIRDITTDKKLAKTFFISPAGNVCFYGECSYYCSTEHALCGKPDQLEGSMAALLPDKTLAKRRSWRSPWRRSYHKSKKAEWELNPNYCAQVRETPPYDRGHRLLDLIDMAILDFLMGNMDRHHYETFEKFGNDTFLLHLDNGRGFGTHSRDEPSILAPLQQCCSIKKSTYLRLQLLATQPYRLSDVLREALAADPLAPVLAEPHLRALDRRLGKVLVAVGHCLARAARQEEVLVDDVGSWV, from the exons ATGCGGTGCCGGCTGCAAACGCTTCTCCAGAGGAAATTTAAAATCAGccttctccttcttctgctcTTGGCCCTTGTCGTGCACCTGGTGATGGATTTTGCTCTCCCCACGGCCCGCAGGCCCTGCAGCTGTGATATCAAAGCATCAAAAGCTGTGGGTGTCTCATCAGGCAGCCCCATGCCAGCCAGCCTTAAAAAGCTGAACCTGCGAATCCTCCAGGATTTCAGTGGAAGCAACAGCTCCTTGGAGAAAAGTTCCCAGCCACAGAGAGAGGGGCTGCACTTGAGGGCTGGAGAGCCAAGAGTCCAACAGCAACATGAAGAGGGGAGTGCAGGGTGGACCAAGGGATCAAAGCTGGCAGCACTCTTTGAGCATCCTCTTTACAACATCCCAGTCCCAGAGGTGACGGAGAGAGACAAGCTGTTTATCATCAACCCCATGGAGAAGTTCAGCCTGCACAGCAGCGGGAGTGACGAATG GGTCAGCAGCAGTAAAGCCGAGACGCTCCTCCCGACAGGGAAGACGGCCTATGACACCTACCCCACCTGGCTCAAGTTCCACGTCGGCATCACCCGCTACGAACTGTACCCCCGCCGGGACCCCttgctgcccacgctgctccGGGACTTGGCCACGCAAAGGATCGTCAGCTCGG TCCAGAAGTCCGGCGGGACCCAGCTCAAGCTCATCATGACGTTCCCAAACTATGGGCAGGCCCTCTTCAAGCCCATGAA GCAGACCCGGGACCAGGAGACTCCCATTGATTTCTTCTACTTCTCAGACTTTGAGCGGCACAATGCAGAGATTGCAGCCTTCCACCTGGACAG GATCCTGGATTTCCGGCGAATCCCCCCAGTTTCTGGCCGTTTGGTCAACATAACAAAAGAAATCCGGGATATCACCACAGACAAGAAACTGGCCAAGACTTTCTTCATCTCCCCAG CGGGTAACGTCTGCTTCTACGGGGAGTGCTCCTACTACTGCTCCACGGAGCACGCCCTCTGTGGCAAACCGGACCAGCTGGAGGGCTCCatggctgccctgctccccgACAAGACCCTGGCCAAGCGCCGCTCCTGGCGCAGCCCCTGGCGCCGCTCCTACCACAAGAGCAAGAAGGCTGA GTGGGAGCTGAATCCCAACTACTGCGCTCAGGTGCGAGAGACACCACCCTACGACAGGGGCCACCGCCTCCTTGACCTCATCGACATGGCCATCCTGGATTTCCTCATGG GCAACATGGACCGGCACCACTACGAGACCTTTGAGAAATTTGGGAATGACACTTTCCTGCTCCACCTGGACAACGGCCGCGG CTTCGGCACACATTCGCGGGATGAACCGTCCATCCTGGCCcctctccagcagtgctgcag CATCAAGAAGTCGACTTACCTgcggctgcagctgctggccacCCAGCCCTACCGCCTGAGCGACGTGCTGCGCGAGGCGCTGGCCGCAGACCCGCTGGCCCCGGTGCTGGCTGAGCCCCACCTGCGGGCGCTGGACCGGCGCCTGGGCAAGGTGCTGGTGGCCGTGGGACActgcctggccagggcagcccgccaggaggaggtgctggtggatgaTGTGGGCTCGTGGGTGTGA
- the GTPBP1 gene encoding GTP-binding protein 1 isoform X2, which yields MYFNCYSCQATVLGCSATNGLVAMEAAREQLVMVSPTSEQYDSLLQQMSERIDEGCGETIYVIGQGSDGTEYGLSEADMEASYATLKSMAEQIEADVILLREHQEAGGKVRDYLVRKRVGDNDFLEVRVAVVGNVDAGKSTLLGVLTHGELDNGRGFARQKLFRHKHEIESGRTSSVGNDILGFDSEGNVVNKPDSHGGSLEWTKICEKSTKVITFIDLAGHEKYLKTTVFGMTGHLPDFCMLMVGSNAGIVGMTKEHLGLALALNVPVFVVVTKIDMCPANILQETLKLLQRLLKSPGCRKIPVLVQSKDDVIVTASNFSSERMCPIFQISNVTGENLDLLKMFLNLLSPRTSYREEEPAEFQIDDTYSVPGVGTVVSGTTLRGLIKLNDTLLLGPDPLGNFLPIAVKSIHRKRMPVKEVRGGQTASFALKKIKRSSIRKGMVMVSPRLNPQASWEFEAEILVLHHPTTISPRYQAMVHCGSIRQTATILSMDKDCLRTGDKATVHFRFIKTPEYLHIDQRLVFREGRTKAVGTITKLLQTTNNSPMNSKPQQIKMQSTKKGAVTKREDGVSAAGTAAGGPAAGDEAPSTAAAPLTPAALQPLSKVGGGGRRRGGQRHKVKSQGACVTPASGC from the exons ctggtgaTGGTGAGTCCAACTTCAGAGCAATATGACAGTTTGCTCCAGCAGATGTCAGAGAGGATTGATGAGGGATGTGGGGAGACCATCTATGTCATTGGACAAGGATCAG ATGGGACTGAGTACGGGCTGAGCGAGGCAGACATGGAGGCGTCCTACGCCACGCTGAAGAGTATGGCAGAGCAGATCGAGGCCGACGTGATCCTCCTGAGGGAGCACCAGGAGGCCGGGGGCAAGGTGCGCGACTACCTGGTTCGGAAACGTGTGGGTGACAACGACTTCCTGGAGGTCAG ggtAGCAGTGGTTGGCAATGTGGACGCAGGGAAGAGCACCTTGCTGGGAGTCTTGACTCACGGCGAGTTAGACAATGGCCGGGGCTTTGCTCGGCAAAAGCTGTTCCGCCACAAGCACGAGATTGAGTCAGGGCGCACCAGCAGCGTGGGCAATGACATCCTGGGCTTCGACAGCGAGGGCAACGTGGTCAACAAACCCGACAGCCACGGGGGCAGCTTGGAATGGACAAAGATCTGTGAGAAATCCACCAAGGTCATTACTTTCATTGACCTGGCTGGTCACGAAAAATACCTGAAAACCACCGTCTTTGGCATGACCGGACACTTGCCTGACTTCTGCATGCTTATG GTTGGGAGTAATGCTGGGATTGTTGGAATGACCAAGGAGCACTTAGGCCTGGCGCTTGCACTTAACGTTCCTGTCTTTGTTGTGGTGACCAAGATTGACATGTGCCCTGCCAACATCCTGCAAG AAACCCTGAAGCTGTTACAGCGACTGCTGAAGTCCCCAGGGTGCAGGAAGATTCCCGTGCTGGTTCAGAGCAAGGATGATGTCATTGTAACAGCCTCCAACTTCAGCTCAGAGAG GATGTGCCCAATTTTCCAGATTTCAAATGTTACTGGGGAGAATCTAGATTTGCTGAAGATGTTTCTTAATCTCTTGTCTCCACGGACCAGTTACAGGGAAGAAGAGCCAGCAGAATTCCAGATAGATGATACTTACTCTGTCCCG GGTGTAGGAACAGTTGTCTCTGGGACGACACTGAGAGGCCTAATCAAGCTAAATGACACCCTGCTTCTGGGGCCAGATCCCCTTGGCAACTTCCTCCCCATTGCTGTCAAATCCATCCACCGCAAGAGGATGCCCGTCAAGGAGGTGCGGGGAGGCCAGACTGCCTCCTTTGCCTTGAAGAAG ATCAAGCGTTCTTCCATCCGGAAAGGCATGGTAATGGTGTCCCCCCGCCTGAATCCACAAGCATCGTGGGAGTTTGAAGCAGAGATTCTGGTGCTCCATCACCCCACCACCATCAGCCCACGATATCAGGCCATGG TGCACTGCGGCAGCATCCGTCAGACGGCCACGATTCTCAGCATGGACAAGGACTGCCTGCGGACAGGGGACAAGGCCACGGTGCACTTCCGCTTCATCAAAACCCCGGAATATCTGCACATAGACCAGCGGCTGGTCTTCCGGGAAGGCCGCACCAAAGCTGTGGGTACCATCACCAAG CTACTCCAGACCACCAATAACTCACCAATGAACTCCAAGCCACAGCAGATCAAGATGCAGTCAACGAAGAAGGGAGCTGTTACGAAACGAGAGGAtggtgtttctgctgctgggacagcagctggaggcccagcagctggggatgaGGCCCCCTCAacagctgcagcaccactgactcctgctgccctgcaacCATTG TCAAAAGTCGGAGGAGGAGGACGTCGACGTGGGGGTCAGCGCCATAAAGTGAAATCTCAGGGAGCCTGTGTGACTCCTGCCAGTGGCTGCTGA
- the GTPBP1 gene encoding GTP-binding protein 1 isoform X1, protein MAAAERSRSPVPGGSPVPACMFAPEPGSPGGRPRVAAAACPLRAAFDGEDGEALNGEPEIDLTSKLVMVSPTSEQYDSLLQQMSERIDEGCGETIYVIGQGSDGTEYGLSEADMEASYATLKSMAEQIEADVILLREHQEAGGKVRDYLVRKRVGDNDFLEVRVAVVGNVDAGKSTLLGVLTHGELDNGRGFARQKLFRHKHEIESGRTSSVGNDILGFDSEGNVVNKPDSHGGSLEWTKICEKSTKVITFIDLAGHEKYLKTTVFGMTGHLPDFCMLMVGSNAGIVGMTKEHLGLALALNVPVFVVVTKIDMCPANILQETLKLLQRLLKSPGCRKIPVLVQSKDDVIVTASNFSSERMCPIFQISNVTGENLDLLKMFLNLLSPRTSYREEEPAEFQIDDTYSVPGVGTVVSGTTLRGLIKLNDTLLLGPDPLGNFLPIAVKSIHRKRMPVKEVRGGQTASFALKKIKRSSIRKGMVMVSPRLNPQASWEFEAEILVLHHPTTISPRYQAMVHCGSIRQTATILSMDKDCLRTGDKATVHFRFIKTPEYLHIDQRLVFREGRTKAVGTITKLLQTTNNSPMNSKPQQIKMQSTKKGAVTKREDGVSAAGTAAGGPAAGDEAPSTAAAPLTPAALQPLSKVGGGGRRRGGQRHKVKSQGACVTPASGC, encoded by the exons ctggtgaTGGTGAGTCCAACTTCAGAGCAATATGACAGTTTGCTCCAGCAGATGTCAGAGAGGATTGATGAGGGATGTGGGGAGACCATCTATGTCATTGGACAAGGATCAG ATGGGACTGAGTACGGGCTGAGCGAGGCAGACATGGAGGCGTCCTACGCCACGCTGAAGAGTATGGCAGAGCAGATCGAGGCCGACGTGATCCTCCTGAGGGAGCACCAGGAGGCCGGGGGCAAGGTGCGCGACTACCTGGTTCGGAAACGTGTGGGTGACAACGACTTCCTGGAGGTCAG ggtAGCAGTGGTTGGCAATGTGGACGCAGGGAAGAGCACCTTGCTGGGAGTCTTGACTCACGGCGAGTTAGACAATGGCCGGGGCTTTGCTCGGCAAAAGCTGTTCCGCCACAAGCACGAGATTGAGTCAGGGCGCACCAGCAGCGTGGGCAATGACATCCTGGGCTTCGACAGCGAGGGCAACGTGGTCAACAAACCCGACAGCCACGGGGGCAGCTTGGAATGGACAAAGATCTGTGAGAAATCCACCAAGGTCATTACTTTCATTGACCTGGCTGGTCACGAAAAATACCTGAAAACCACCGTCTTTGGCATGACCGGACACTTGCCTGACTTCTGCATGCTTATG GTTGGGAGTAATGCTGGGATTGTTGGAATGACCAAGGAGCACTTAGGCCTGGCGCTTGCACTTAACGTTCCTGTCTTTGTTGTGGTGACCAAGATTGACATGTGCCCTGCCAACATCCTGCAAG AAACCCTGAAGCTGTTACAGCGACTGCTGAAGTCCCCAGGGTGCAGGAAGATTCCCGTGCTGGTTCAGAGCAAGGATGATGTCATTGTAACAGCCTCCAACTTCAGCTCAGAGAG GATGTGCCCAATTTTCCAGATTTCAAATGTTACTGGGGAGAATCTAGATTTGCTGAAGATGTTTCTTAATCTCTTGTCTCCACGGACCAGTTACAGGGAAGAAGAGCCAGCAGAATTCCAGATAGATGATACTTACTCTGTCCCG GGTGTAGGAACAGTTGTCTCTGGGACGACACTGAGAGGCCTAATCAAGCTAAATGACACCCTGCTTCTGGGGCCAGATCCCCTTGGCAACTTCCTCCCCATTGCTGTCAAATCCATCCACCGCAAGAGGATGCCCGTCAAGGAGGTGCGGGGAGGCCAGACTGCCTCCTTTGCCTTGAAGAAG ATCAAGCGTTCTTCCATCCGGAAAGGCATGGTAATGGTGTCCCCCCGCCTGAATCCACAAGCATCGTGGGAGTTTGAAGCAGAGATTCTGGTGCTCCATCACCCCACCACCATCAGCCCACGATATCAGGCCATGG TGCACTGCGGCAGCATCCGTCAGACGGCCACGATTCTCAGCATGGACAAGGACTGCCTGCGGACAGGGGACAAGGCCACGGTGCACTTCCGCTTCATCAAAACCCCGGAATATCTGCACATAGACCAGCGGCTGGTCTTCCGGGAAGGCCGCACCAAAGCTGTGGGTACCATCACCAAG CTACTCCAGACCACCAATAACTCACCAATGAACTCCAAGCCACAGCAGATCAAGATGCAGTCAACGAAGAAGGGAGCTGTTACGAAACGAGAGGAtggtgtttctgctgctgggacagcagctggaggcccagcagctggggatgaGGCCCCCTCAacagctgcagcaccactgactcctgctgccctgcaacCATTG TCAAAAGTCGGAGGAGGAGGACGTCGACGTGGGGGTCAGCGCCATAAAGTGAAATCTCAGGGAGCCTGTGTGACTCCTGCCAGTGGCTGCTGA